From a region of the Mytilus galloprovincialis chromosome 3, xbMytGall1.hap1.1, whole genome shotgun sequence genome:
- the LOC143068534 gene encoding inositol 2-dehydrogenase-like → MSHRVGFALFGLGNMGLAHMKNIMLSPRATVNWIIRNKLEDAEKFVKDYNLSAKCTTPDKLEAVYNDPNVKAVLICSPTTTHEAIIKDSLNANKAVFCEKPITDNIKTTEDCYNVAASKNKPLFNALHRRFDPDFYQVYSQIQEKKLGNLRLIKTTSRDLEAPPISYIKTSAGILNDSTIHDLDLSLWLSGSIPETVYVQGNAFDPEIGKCNDMDQVIVTIKYKNGVIACLENGRVSGYGYDQRLEALFDSGMLKVENPNTSLLTTCTGNTTLTGPIHPHFTTRYTQAYNNELEHFLDIMEGKSEMRVTNEDTIKVMKLVKACLKSVQTQGPVGFDD, encoded by the exons ATGAGCCACAGAGTAGGATTTGCCTTATTTGGGCTTGGCAATATGG GCTTGGCCCATATGAAGAACATTATGCTATCCCCCAGAGCTACAGTTAACTGGATCATAAGAAACAAGTTGGAAGATGCTGAGAAATTTGTGAAAGACTACAATTTGTCAGCTAAATGTACTACACCAGACAAACTAGAGGCTGTTTATAATGATCCAAA TGTGAAAGCAGTGTTGATATGTTCTCCAACTACCACACATGAAGCTATTATCAAAGATTCTTTAAATGCAA ACAAGGCAGTATTTTGTGAGAAACCAATTACAGATAATATAAAAACTACAGAAGATTGTTACAATGTAGCAGCTTCTAAAAATAAACCATTGTTTAATGCTCTACACAG GAGGTTTGATCCTGATTTTTATCAGGTTTACTCTCAGATTCAAGAGAAAAAGCTTGGGAATCTACGTTTGATAAAAACAACAAGCAGAGATTTAGAAGCTCCTccaatatcatatataaaaacatCGG CTGGAATTTTGAATGATTCAACCATCCATGACCTTGACCTGTCATTATGGTTGTCTGGATCCATTCCAGAGACAGTATATGTACAAGGAAATGCTTTTGATCCAGAGATTGGTAAATGTAATGATATGGACCAAGTTATAGTGACTATTAAATATAAGAATGGTGTGATAGCTTGTCTAGAGAACGGCAGAGTATCTGGTTATGGTTATGACCAAAGACTTGAG GCTTTGTTTGATAGTGGTATGTTGAAAGTAGAAAACCCTAACACATCCTTATTGACAACATGTACAGGCAATACAACGTTAACTGGTCCAATACATCCACATTTTACTACCAGATATACACAAGCCTATAACAATGAACTAGAACATTTTCTTGATATAATGGAAG GTAAAAGTGAAATGAGAGTAACCAATGAGGACACAATCAAAGTAATGAAACTAGTCAAAGCTTGTCTTAAATCAGTACAGACTCAGGGACCAGTAGGATTTGATGACTAG
- the LOC143068536 gene encoding ras-related protein ORAB-1-like, translating to MANPEYDFLFKMVLVGDDGVGKSCLMSSFAEGKQYMHTDNYMPTIGVDFKIRTINVEGRVIKLQLWDTAGAERFRSITTSYYRGANGVVIIYDITNQKSFDNVPKWVKEVESYANPNSKTILIGNKGDLESERIVDYSTGKKFADSVGLSFAETSAKTSKNVEQAFLTLVSDIKNKSALDGVSAPSKLNALDVGDSDRNTSAGQEDEVSTACDYDTLEEEISAGRIFRGKDMYKKLLSMKKSELSTYLDSKSKIVGNISKCGKVSTQTENDMRVLAIMVHSIECSGL from the exons ATGGCAAATCCAGAGTA TGATTTCCTGTTTAAGATGGTTCTCGTTGGAGATGATGGTGTAGGAAAATCATGCTTAATGAGTAGCTTTGCT gaGGGAAAACAATACATGCATACTGACAATTATATGCCTACAATTGGAGTAGATTTT AAAATACGCACCATAAACGTAGAAGGAAGAGTTATTAAGTTACAGCTT TGGGACACTGCAGGAGCTGAAAGATTTAGAAGTATAACAACCAGTTATTACAGAGGAGCTAATGGTGTGGTTATTATCTATGACATAACAAATCAG AAATCTTTTGACAATGTGCCAAAGTGGGTCAAAGAAGTTGAGAGCTATGCTAATCCAAATAGCAAGACAATACTGATAGGAAACAAAGGTGATTTGGAATCGGAGAGAATAGTAGATTATAGTACAGGAAAA AAATTTGCAGATTCTGTAGGTTTATCATTTGCTGAAACAAGTGCAAAGACATCCAAAAATGTAGAACAGGCATTTTTGACTTTGGtatcagatataaaaaataaatcagcATTAGATGGTGTCAGCGCCCCCTCTAAACTGAATGCATTGGATGTAGGAG attcagACAGAAACACATCAGCTGGCCAAGAGGATGAAGTCAGTACAGCATGTGATTATGACACACTTG AAGAAGAAATTTCTGCTGGAAGGATATTTCGTGGAAAGGATATGTACAAGAAACTACTTTCTATGAAGAAATCAGAACTTTCAACATACTTGGACTCAAAGTCAAAAATAGTTGGAAATATTTCAAAGTGTGGCAAAGTATCTACACAGACAGAAAATGACATGCGTGTACTTGCAATAATGGTTCATTCTATTGAATGCAGTGGCTTATAA